Below is a window of Humulus lupulus chromosome 2, drHumLupu1.1, whole genome shotgun sequence DNA.
ATCTGGCAATTTAACTTCTTTCAAAAATCTACAAAATAATTGCTTATCTTCAGCAGTCAACACATAAGGGGCATGGGGTTTTAGCAACCTTTTGTGAGCATCTTCGTAAATCCATAAGGATTGACGAACTCCCATATTTTTCAAATCTTGTCTTgcattggtggtgtctttagactTGTCATTATCCAAGAGGGTGCCAAGGATACTATCACAAACATTCTTCTCCACATGCATAACGTCTATGTTGTGTTTCAGCTCATTGGTACTCCAATACTCTAGTTCATAAAAgatgctttttttcctccaattactttcAGTCTCACCTCTTTTTCGTTTCCCCGGAGCTCGTTCTGATATAGCATTCACTTGTTCTAATATCTCTAAACAAGTAAATCGTCTTGGAGGAAGCCTCTTTTCAACTTTTCCATCAAATTCACGGTCCTTTCTCATACGATGATTGGATGGCAAGAAACGTCTATGGCCAACGTAAGAGGTCTTACCAATCACTCGAATAGAACTAGTATCCTCATTGCATGTAGGACAAGCTttatatccttggccactccatccagacaagcTACTGCGAGCGGGAAAATCATTAATTGTCCAAAGAAGAGCTGCACGCATCTTGAACATTGAATTGCTTGTCGCATCTCTTGTCTCAATCCCGTTAGTCCACAATTCCTTCAGCTCGTCCACCAAAGGCCTCAAGAATACGTCCATGTTTTTACCAGGTGATTTAGGTCCGGGAATAAGGAGAGTCAACAAGAAATTGTTATCCTTCATACACATCCATGGTGGCAAATTATAATTCGCCAAAACTACAGGCCACATACTATACGATAAGCTCATGTTGCCAAAAAGGATTAAATCCATCGGCAGCCAAGCCTAAGCGCACATTCCGTGGATCTCTTGCAAAGTCCGGATGTCTGCTATCAAAGTTTTTCCACGCGGCGGAATCAACAGGATGACGCATAACACCATTTTCTTTCACACGCCCAGTACGATGCCATACCATCTCTTTGGCTGTAAttcttgaactgtataatcttttcaatcTTGGAGTtaatggaaagtaacgcatcaccttatgcgCTATCTTTTTTCCACTTGTGTTCTCATTAATCCATCTACTGGTCCCACATACCGGGCAAAAATCTTTCGATGCATGGTCATTGTAAAATAAACAACAATTGTTCTTGCACACATGAATTGATTCATACCCTAGGCCTAATTTACTTAGTTTCTTCTTCGCCTCATAGAATGTTGGAGGGATTTTGTTTTCCTTCAGAAATGCAaacttcaacaatttcaacaatTCATCAAAGATATAATTTGGTATTTTTCCCAAATTTTTTAAGTGCATCAACTTTGCTACAAAGTTGAGGGAGGATATCCAATCACAACCGGGGTACAACTCTGCCTCGATCTCCTCAAACATCTCATCATAATATTGACCCCTCTGAATTCCATCGTCGGTTGCTCTTCCATCGTCATTTATAGGAGGAAAGAAATCTTCAATGACATCAACCATCTCATCGGCATCGGCATTGTTAGCCTCGATTGGTTCATCTGGCTCCCCATGGTAAGTCCACCTCTCATAACTGCTTTCAAAACCCTTGGTAAAAATATGTGCCTCCACAGTATCTAAAGGATGCAGTCTGGTATTCTTGCATCTAACACAAGGACAGAAAATTCTTCCGTCACAATCTTTGTGTTTAGACGCGAGTGCCATAAAGACTTGGAGACCTTCCCAGTAAGCAGGATCCTTACGATTTCTCATGGTCACCCAAGTCTTATCGATTGTCATCTaccaaaaatttaaattaaattaattttaatcaaattggtttgtgaggtacaaattttatgattaatgtacAAGTTGAACAAAatgtgttttatgttattttatgatttttttttaacttttattttaaatattatttagataattctaaaagaaacattcaaataattaaacttataatatatttattgattttaaaaaataatattaatcttttttttagcacaaaactttattatgttaaaattaaatattaaatcatttaaattattatttatgatttattaaattaattgtctaattatttatttttattaaatattatttttttatagaaaatatgCAATAATATTTTCTTACTTAAATTACTAATTCTGAAAttaattttatcaaattttttaaattgttaattatttaaataataatcctTTTTAAAATTAAACTTTTCAATAAAAAGATGGAAATTCAATTATAGGGGActcgaaaaaaaattacttttcacAATTTTATCCCATTCcctttcaaagaaaaaaaaaaatcatatcccattaatATTATGGACAATCACACTGGAATAGTATATAATTggactaaaaatatatataagagaGTCTAATTACAGTTGTGGTTTTGATTGTGAAATAATTACCAGCAGTCTCTTATTTGACAAGCAGAAGCATTCTTTACTTTTTTTGCAACTCCTCTGCTATTAATGAGCCAACTCCTGTAACAATGATTGAATATAAGCCAGAATTACGAGTCACCAATAGAGTAAAAACTAACAGCATTTCCTTTATTAAGGGAGAAAGAAGAAGTTTAAGGTCCAAATTGGAAATTTGATTACCAAACTAGTAAACTACAATACACAGCAGTAGGCATCTGGGTTATATATATAAGCATGAGGCATCTGGGTCTacacatttatatattatatattatatatgctgAGAACCACGAAAGATCAGAGGCAAAAATATATACCGGAGCTCTCTTTGGAGGAGCGACTGTGGGGGGTTCGCGGTAGTCGGAGACGAGCGGCTAGTGGAGGAGCGACTGTGGGGGTTTCGCGGTGGTCGGAGATGAGCGCCGAGTGGAGGAGCGACTGTGGGGGGTTCACAGTGGTTGGAGAGGAGCGGCGAGGGTCCGATGGAGTGATGGAGAGGAGCGGCTACTGTTTCGTTGAGGAGAGAGGCGAGAGTGAGGCAAAGAGGGAGGGGACGGCGTTCGACGGGAGGGGAGGAGAGGAGAGCTTAGATCTGAAAAAACTGATAAAATGGGTTAAGGGGAAATGGGGGCTCGGGGTTGAAGAAGATGTTTTTTAATGATTTTCACCAACGACTATCAATGAGGACAAAGTCGTTGGTGATTCGACATCACTGACGACGTGGCAGAGTATTATTAACGACAAAGTCGTTGGCAATACTTTTTAGAGGGAAAAAGCCCGCCTCTTTAACGATTCATTTTCAAAAATAGTAGAAAACATCAATGAGGACAATGTTGTCATTGATAAATTTATCAATGACGACATTGTCCTCATTGTTATAATTTTCGTTGGTGATGTTTTATTTAACCAAAAGAAAAAAGTATTACTGACGACAGTGAAATGTCATTGGTGATACTATGACTTTTACTGACAACATATTTCCGTCAGTGATAGTGCCGTTAGTGATATTAGTTATTCTTGTAGTGGAAAAcattgatcaaaatcgggtttaaggttctattttaactattttacaaaacatagggttcaaaaagtaatttgtcaaaacacatggtccaaacaagtaatgagaaaaaacatatggtccaaaaaGGAATAAACCCAAATACTAAACCAATCAAACTTTATAAGTTTCAAATATCTCATATTATCATTTTTTGACCAGTTATCAACTAggtaatttcagaaaaataataAAGCTTACAACCACAAACAATATGTTTTGCTTAATTATATTTACTTTATAAAAGTATGAATCgaacacatatatttatattatattatattaaatatataatatatacaatTATTTGATCCAGAGATGAAGGCAAAACCGGGGGAGCTGATATAAATTCCAGGGTAATAGGGAATTAATAATAAGGTTTAATAAAGTTCACATATATCACCATGATCGATCGAGTGAGCTTACACTAGCTAGTACCCACCAATAGCCAATTTATAggcttttttttgttttgaatagCTAATCTAGTCACCATTCTTTGTCTCAAAGTTTCAAAGATTTGCACTCTATTCAAATTAAAGTAATAGAGATCATATAAGGCGCCGAAATTCCCACATATATAAAACTTTGCTTTTTGCACGATCGATcttgcattatatatatatatatatatatatttcttaatCCACAGATCATATTCGATCATCGTTTAGGTTCTTTATTCCTTATCGGGTCGCCACGTACAAATTTGATCAATAATCCCATGTATCATAATCCACTTAATTTCCCCATACTCCTTTcgatattatatttaattaaatttccaTGTGGATTTAGCTTAGCTGCCTTCACATGGACACAACAGACACACatatacattattattattattattattattattaatcgtACGTTTCATTTGATGAATCGAGCTTTAAGATTCTaatctataataataataataataataatgcattTGGTGGGGGAGGGGTAGTTATGTGATTTTGAGTGTAggttttattataattatatatttcaaaaaaacaaaaaactttaGGGATATTTATTTTAGTATTGTACTATATTAGTACATTCTTAAAAAGTGGAAGTCCTAATAATTAACATTATAAGAAGATGTGTATAGGTTAATTAATTGGTGATGATGAGAGCAAATTGAATTATAATGTATCGGTCAAATTGTTGTCTTTacattttattactttatttggAGAAAGTCACCATATTGAATTTGAGATATATGGTGGCAGTTCGATCAGCGTCACCAAAATTTTAATTTGTCTTCTTCCTtccttcaaaaaaattagaacacATTTACACGAGCGCACTGTCGTTTGCGGGGAACAAGTTgccaatatttaatatattaaacgACAAATAATTGTATAAAtaaatttatcttaaaaaaatatataaacaggAACGATCGATCATGCTTTACAAATGTGATGAATAAAACCATTGTCATGAACTCCATAATCCAGAACAACCGAACCAATACACGGTGATTTACATTTACTGTCGTTAAGTTGTTAtaactttataaatatatatatatatatttatactagatacaaatatgcccgtttatttagttttatttatagaatttatgaattatttttattaaatttatattaatgtcatataaatttcaaataaatattttattttaattaaataatttatttatttttgtttaagtttatgtttgttctagttcttgaatttgagagtgacaacaagagattttatattatatgttttaaaaaaagtaatttgttgctaattgacagtatattatattatatatttaatatgatattattataataagtgagtttaactttaattaacttttatttaagttataaaacgtataattttattatttttaaataattatcattataaaatatcttattttaatttgtttaattatttattatttttaaataattatcattgtaaaatatcttattttaatttgtttaattatttattttatgttatttaagtttaagtgtttacaaactacagttaactataagaatattctgttaaatataagaatattccgttaaagttaacataaaaaaaaataaaaaaccgttaaaaccaagaatttccgttatctacacacttattatatagaatagatatgacaatttttctataggggcttcactttaagccctaccgccGGTGGGACTTTCAGTatttctcaacccgtgaacaattttcagcacgattttttttatgactgtatatATTGTAGCTCTTTAAagcatctgcaaattttcagaaaattctgaatagtttacagtaccgaaaactatgttcaaacatgttgttttccaggtgcataaaaaaaattagtcacgcgtgcaacagcatgtttgaacttagtttttggtgctgtaaactattcagaattttttgaaaatttacaggatgctctaaatagctacaatatacacgaccataagaaaaaatcgtgccgaaaattgttcatgggttgagaacactgagagccccaccggtagggcttaaagtgaagtcctaGGGAGAATTCCCCATATATGAcaattcccatatatatatatatatatatcttctatttaaaaagtgtgtagataagagaatttttttttttttttaaatattctaaatatttaatgaaatatactctcaaaactaattaaaaatagatatttattaattatattaatataaattcaaatatgattaaatatcattattataataataatatttaatataagactacataattaataattattttaatataaatttaaattcaaatgttatatttGTTATaagatatattattataataatgtataatagaatactagatatttaataattatattaatataaattcaattgttataaaatattattaaaataataatatataatcttaattttttactaattatatttatataatatttcgGGGTCCTATAAAATGGAAGAGAGGAAAAGCAAATCTGCTTTACATTTTAGAAAAGAAGAAACcgtattttattaaaataagaaaaagaaaagattCTTCATATAAGATATACATAATAATTCATGTTCCACTTTTAAAAAGTCTTGTAGATAACTCGTTCGTACGTGTAGTCTCATCATGTTCACGTGATTCTAGCTAACTACATATTCGATCGGAAAAAGAATAAGGAAAATAGATTCAACAATAGATGACCAAACAATAATTATTGATCGATTAATATATATAAGAGCTTAGATCATTATGAATGCAATGCATCTGATCGACTCTAAAAAAAACTGGATATTATATATTGGTCTAACAAATTAAAACTCATTGGGAGTAATATTAAGAAATAGTGGAATGGACTTCaataaaattaaacataaaaactcgacgattatata
It encodes the following:
- the LOC133813985 gene encoding uncharacterized protein LOC133813985; this encodes MTIDKTWVTMRNRKDPAYWEGLQVFMALASKHKDCDGRIFCPCVRCKNTRLHPLDTVEAHIFTKGFESSYERWTYHGEPDEPIEANNADADEMVDVIEDFFPPINDDGRATDDGIQRGQYYDEMFEEIEAELYPGCDWISSLNFVAKLMHLKNLGKIPNYIFDELLKLLKFAFLKENKIPPTFYEAKKKLSKLGLGYESIHVCKNNCCLFYNDHASKDFCPVCGTSRWINENTSGKKIAHKVMRYFPLTPRLKRLYSSRITAKEMVWHRTGRVKENGVMRHPVDSAAWKNFDSRHPDFARDPRNVRLGLAADGFNPFWQHELIV